One part of the Palaemon carinicauda isolate YSFRI2023 chromosome 23, ASM3689809v2, whole genome shotgun sequence genome encodes these proteins:
- the LOC137617254 gene encoding uncharacterized protein, producing MIGDLALSFMITCCLWSISKTVARPVNPFSKANDYRPESHISIPEVFAESHWKHQFLDLVTARDNMWKNRESCLSLGSWLISHNIYVSVAVPKGSTVVLPCIYCGAYVRQEKHWFKADFSWSIDWDEPGKSSRIQYHRRLFNISTQEAISGQPDKLYKTVQRKDDAFVITEFDEKDTGLFSCHHNFSIDIKIGRMTYILDVISGHQHVTEGGFLELKQYKESVDNLNREIQAEGNSFFSDTHFETHLVSKGICEGICRGEPGYRGEYYTSYLVHNDSEPLEMFHPSFSAFSFSIHVRAMQLKKVDSALAKKLHYLEDFYFYSPCNSEELCPDPEGPPSSSKENIPYTTKEGQILIAENMEKLTRNRVEVSHTRSRGAIYFKLNCFMEVQEEAVWLYTNLQNKTIELSKSTWSMLKEQAVNMVDVTEEYKLDVSGKIGRNNVPLMFDRIGKDQAGTFHCYSYDKDLKRIRKRKEYYIFAESVLDLMLEWLVIFIEDYFVIIILLLALIL from the coding sequence ATGATTGGTGACCTTGCTCTTAGTTTCATGATAACCTGTTGCCTATGGTCCATCAGCAAGACTGTTGCCAGACCTGTAAACCCTTTTAGTAAAGCTAATGATTATAGACCTGAAAGTCATATTAGTATACCTGAAGTTTTTGCAGAATCCCACTGGAAACATCAGTTCTTGGACCTGGTAACAGCAAGGGATAATATGTGGAAGAATAGAGAGTCCTGCCTTTCCCTTGGATCATGGTTGATATCCCATAATATTTACGTCAGTGTGGCAGTGCCAAAAGGCTCCACTGTCGTGTTGCCCTGTATTTATTGTGGTGCTTATGTGAGGCAAGAGAAGCACTGGTTCAAAGCAGATTTCTCTTGGAGCATTGACTGGGATGAGCCTGGGAAAAGTTCAAGAATTCAATATCATAGACGACTTTTTAACATTTCAACCCAAGAAGCAATTTCTGGACAGCCAGACAAATTATATAAGACAGTTCAAAGGAAGGACGATGCATTTGTCATCACTGAATTTGATGAGAAAGACACTGGTTTGTTTTCTTGCCATCATAATTTCTCTATTGATATAAAAATTGGAAGGATGACATATATATTGGATGTGATATCTGGTCATCAGCATGTCACAGAAGGGGGTTTTCTAGAGTTAAAGCAATATAAAGAATCTGTTGATAACTTAAATAGAGAGATTCAAGCAGAAGGAAATAGTTTTTTCAGTGACACTCATTTTGAAACACACTTAGTGTCAAAAGGGATATGTGAAGGCATATGTAGAGGAGAGCCAGGATATCGAGGTGAGTATTACACTTCTTATTTAGTGCACAATGATTCTGAGCCATTGGAAATGTTTCACCCATCATTTAGTGCGTTTTCATTCAGTATCCATGTGAGGGCGATGCAGTTAAAAAAAGTTGATTCTGCTCTTGCAAAAAAGCTGCATTACCTTgaagatttttatttctattcaccTTGCAATTCTGAGGAGCTTTGCCCTGACCCAGAAGGACCCCCAAGTTCAAGTAAAGAAAACATCCCTTACACAACAAAAGAGGGACAGATTTTAATTGCAGAGAATATGGAGAAACTGACAAGGAACCGTGTGGAGGTGAGCCATACAAGGTCAAGGGGTGCTATTTATTTCAAATTAAACTGTTTTATGGAAGTGCAGGAGGAGGCAGTATGGTTATATACTAATTTACAGAATAAAACAATAGAGTTGAGCAAGTCCACTTGGAGCATGCTGAAGGAACAGGCTGTGAACATGGTTGATGTAACTGAGGAATACAAACTAGATGTTTCAGGCAAAATTGGTAGGAATAATGTTCCATTGATGTTTGACAGAATTGGTAAAGACCAAGCTGGTACCTTTCATTGTTATAGCTATGACAAGGACTTAAAAAGGAtcaggaaaagaaaagaatattatatatttgcTGAATCCGTTCTAGATCTCATGTTAGAATGGTTGGTTATCTTTATAGAGgattattttgttataattattttactATTAGCTTTGATATTATAG